In a single window of the Rhineura floridana isolate rRhiFlo1 chromosome 3, rRhiFlo1.hap2, whole genome shotgun sequence genome:
- the LOC133378851 gene encoding E3 ubiquitin-protein ligase TRIM17-like, with protein LPRTLSAKAIQDKPTTGKYCGNSQEIQPAEGQRDRGTEALGRVCERHQEPLKLFCEEDQAPICVVCDKSKEHRQHKVIPMEEAFEEYKGWGTFFSLRATSKEHREHKVIPKEEAFKEYKMASFEACPFTFEGMKTKKPTLETNTAKNATVSMEDFMLKLDTIHQELKLLRAQLAALDQVREAQRRIFPEMEVRSRNFWS; from the exons CTGCCCAGAACTTTGTCAGCAAAAGCAATTCAGGACAAACCGACAACTGGCAAGTATTGTGGAAATAGCCAAGAAATTCAGCCTGCAGAGGGACAGAGGGACAGAGGCACTGAGGCACTGGGAAGAGTGTGCGAGAGACACCAGGAACCTCTGAAACTCTTCTGCGAAGAAGATCAGGCCCCCATCTGTGTGGTGTGTGACAAATCCAAGGAGCACAGGCAGCACAAGGTGATTCCAATGGAAGAGGCTTTTGAAGAGTACAAG gggtggggaacgtttttcagcctgagagccacatcCAAGGAGCACAGGGAGCACAAGGTGATTCCAAAGGAAGAGGCTTTTAAAGAGTACAAG ATGGCAAGTTTTGAAGCATGTCCTTTTACCTTTGAAGGCATGAAGACTAAAAAGCCAACACTGGAGACAAATACAGCCAAGAATGCAACAGTCAGTATGGAAGACTTTATGTTGAAATTAGATACGATACACCAAGAGTTGAAGCTGCTCAGGGCTCAGTTGGCAGCATTAGACCAAGTAAGAGAAGCTCAGAGAAGAATTTTCCCTGAAATGGAAGTCAGATCACGTAATTTTTGGAGTTAA